One stretch of Halobacillus litoralis DNA includes these proteins:
- a CDS encoding DUF3231 family protein → MPESPRLSSSEIGTLWMTYQQKTMILTMLEYFIEQADDAEAKQIMTNLRSTIQPYVGKIESMFRAEDVPVPIGFTHDDVNKGVPKLYDNGFDIMFLRLVKEISMGMHTLNLTMTYRPDVTLLYQELTQITQKCYDDCTQFLLTKGYLPKSPYVSVQKQVEHAKGPNYLGMINPIKGKRALNTVEIAHIHHSIESNVTGMHMIFGFAQSATHKDASDYFYRGGELAKGLVKEMSEILLQNDIQTPATAGGNVTTSKIPPFSDKIMMYCVSLFCSFSLGGNSLGTAFSLRNDLPAKLTVFMKDIFEYAHKGAKLMIEHGWMEEPPQTIKH, encoded by the coding sequence ATGCCAGAAAGCCCTCGTTTATCCTCATCCGAAATCGGAACTTTATGGATGACTTATCAGCAGAAGACGATGATTCTTACAATGCTTGAGTATTTTATAGAACAAGCGGATGATGCAGAAGCCAAACAAATCATGACGAATTTGAGATCAACCATTCAGCCGTATGTTGGAAAAATTGAATCTATGTTTCGAGCGGAAGACGTCCCTGTTCCCATCGGATTTACACATGACGATGTAAACAAAGGAGTACCGAAGCTTTATGATAACGGTTTTGATATTATGTTTTTGCGTTTGGTGAAAGAAATAAGCATGGGAATGCACACATTGAATTTAACGATGACTTATCGTCCGGATGTCACATTGCTGTATCAGGAACTGACCCAGATCACTCAAAAGTGTTATGACGATTGTACGCAATTTTTACTAACCAAAGGTTATCTGCCAAAATCTCCTTATGTGTCCGTACAAAAGCAGGTCGAGCATGCGAAAGGGCCGAATTACTTAGGGATGATCAACCCTATAAAAGGGAAGCGGGCGTTGAACACGGTCGAAATCGCACATATCCACCACTCCATCGAATCGAATGTTACAGGGATGCATATGATTTTTGGATTCGCTCAATCGGCCACTCATAAAGATGCCAGCGATTATTTTTACAGAGGTGGAGAATTAGCGAAAGGCCTGGTTAAAGAAATGAGTGAGATCTTATTGCAGAACGATATTCAAACCCCTGCAACAGCTGGCGGGAATGTTACGACTTCTAAGATTCCTCCGTTTTCGGATAAAATCATGATGTACTGTGTGAGCTTATTCTGCAGTTTTTCATTAGGTGGAAATTCGTTAGGAACGGCGTTCAGTTTGCGGAATGATCTGCCTGCGAAATTAACTGTATTTATGAAGGATATCTTCGAATAT
- a CDS encoding divergent PAP2 family protein has product MEKMNRGIITALSAIGIAQALKIFTHKKVTGEWDVTQIATTGGQPSSHSAGVSALATYIAANKGSRHTETALATIFGVIVMYDAQGIRRHTGEIAQLVNDLEDNFAAISVDFPSSDFVERDKELKELLGHQPIEVLGGAILGVALGYFSAKLEG; this is encoded by the coding sequence ATGGAGAAGATGAATCGAGGAATTATTACAGCCTTATCAGCCATTGGAATTGCACAAGCCTTGAAAATTTTCACTCATAAAAAGGTGACCGGGGAATGGGATGTGACGCAGATAGCGACGACAGGTGGCCAACCGAGTTCCCACTCGGCTGGAGTGTCAGCGCTTGCGACTTATATCGCCGCCAATAAAGGCTCGCGTCATACGGAGACAGCCCTCGCTACGATTTTTGGTGTCATCGTCATGTATGATGCTCAAGGAATCAGGCGTCATACAGGTGAAATCGCTCAACTGGTCAACGATCTCGAAGATAACTTTGCCGCGATTTCTGTTGATTTTCCGAGCTCTGATTTCGTAGAGCGTGATAAGGAACTGAAGGAGCTGCTCGGTCATCAACCGATTGAAGTACTGGGCGGAGCGATTTTAGGAGTCGCTCTTGGGTATTTTTCTGCAAAGCTCGAAGGATAA
- a CDS encoding cell wall hydrolase, whose protein sequence is MGVIKAPSKHIDMLARLLRAEAVGEGKQGMLHVGAVTVNRARVNCSDFKGVSTLPAVINQPKAFEALQHGMYYRRARESERRLARKNVKGYRSWPAKYSLWYFRPDGNCPPTWYGQSQVGRYKSHCFYEPVAGECDEIYNTF, encoded by the coding sequence ATGGGTGTAATTAAAGCTCCAAGTAAACATATCGACATGTTGGCACGATTACTCCGGGCGGAGGCTGTGGGGGAAGGGAAACAGGGCATGCTGCATGTAGGGGCTGTAACCGTAAATCGCGCAAGAGTGAACTGTTCTGATTTCAAAGGTGTCAGTACCCTGCCAGCGGTGATCAATCAACCAAAAGCATTTGAAGCCTTGCAGCATGGGATGTACTACCGAAGAGCCCGGGAAAGTGAAAGGCGTCTGGCAAGGAAAAATGTGAAGGGTTATAGAAGCTGGCCGGCGAAGTACAGTCTGTGGTACTTCAGGCCGGATGGGAACTGTCCTCCGACATGGTATGGTCAAAGTCAGGTCGGAAGGTATAAATCCCACTGTTTTTATGAACCTGTCGCGGGCGAATGTGATGAGATTTATAATACATTCTAA
- a CDS encoding phosphatase PAP2 family protein: MFPKARVLPSNVRMCVSHARLDHPMREPGYLARVSGVQRYRRSCTCGSRVKASYLESSPLSLLNKKKTREIQWWAVYFQQAREWFITKEKEGEEGMLFSGTKLSDLSITSVLLILIGFISLGVSIYYFIDLTTSILQKEKFAVDQQAFDLVRASSFGGAELLAKGISKAGSVIFMVIVSLILAVYLLFFSPFSRWVGVYFILAMGGVSGLTAGLKSFSSRDRPTFKGDYHGATSSFPSGHASGALVFYGFIIYLFAISKLEPKWKWTINVVLALIAILIGVSRVYLGVHFFTDVVAGYLFGLAWLLICLTALEVTLWHQRRRQRLS, encoded by the coding sequence TTGTTTCCAAAAGCGCGTGTTTTACCGTCCAATGTGCGAATGTGTGTATCTCACGCGCGTTTAGACCATCCAATGCGCGAACCAGGTTATCTCGCGCGCGTATCGGGTGTCCAACGCTATCGGAGGTCATGCACGTGCGGTTCACGAGTCAAAGCATCCTATCTGGAATCCTCACCCTTATCTCTTTTAAATAAGAAGAAAACAAGAGAAATTCAGTGGTGGGCCGTTTATTTTCAGCAGGCAAGGGAATGGTTTATCACGAAAGAAAAAGAAGGTGAAGAAGGTATGCTATTTTCTGGAACGAAATTATCGGATTTATCCATCACATCTGTATTACTTATTCTAATTGGGTTTATTTCACTCGGGGTCAGTATTTATTACTTCATTGATTTGACCACCAGTATACTACAGAAAGAGAAGTTTGCCGTTGACCAGCAGGCTTTTGATCTAGTGCGGGCGAGTTCCTTTGGAGGAGCGGAGCTGCTTGCTAAAGGGATATCAAAGGCTGGTTCCGTTATTTTTATGGTGATTGTTTCACTTATTCTCGCTGTCTATTTGTTGTTCTTTTCGCCATTCAGTCGCTGGGTAGGTGTTTATTTCATTCTCGCCATGGGAGGAGTCAGTGGGCTCACAGCAGGTTTGAAATCATTCTCCAGCCGCGACCGACCAACGTTCAAAGGCGATTATCATGGCGCGACTTCCAGTTTTCCGAGTGGCCATGCATCGGGCGCTCTCGTTTTTTATGGTTTCATCATTTATCTTTTCGCGATCAGTAAACTTGAACCTAAGTGGAAGTGGACCATCAATGTAGTTTTGGCCCTCATCGCAATCTTGATTGGTGTCAGCCGTGTATATTTAGGTGTTCATTTCTTTACAGATGTTGTGGCAGGTTATTTGTTTGGTTTAGCCTGGCTTCTCATTTGTCTTACTGCCCTTGAAGTGACACTATGGCATCAGCGAAGGAGACAACGGTTGTCATAA
- a CDS encoding M14 family metallopeptidase, giving the protein MKKKLLTVAVTGALLTTGGLIPGSGTVLAGENGPNGPNYNGNETIKNERLHSYEEMADFLHKLDQRSEALELEVYGQSVKGRDLYLAKFGTMDEDKPTVLFLTQQHGNETLTTEGALQVIKYLTSNGKSVENILENVNVLIAPRLNVDGAEGDVNFSLDDYVSGTHTRYNANGVDLNRDHVDREQPETKALHEEVLQKYSPDYMIDLHHQGTQTTLGDTGELVSGSILYPTNEEVDAEVREQSKKLGAVVYDAVESKGYGLLSKYPGGTAQTISRNGLAVEYGISTLLFEMRGMADHYREDYVLGQKSNGYLIQQAVTAMKATLNALADGSLESADPSFWDTLPESNYDGE; this is encoded by the coding sequence ATGAAAAAGAAACTTTTAACAGTAGCTGTCACAGGAGCCCTTTTGACAACAGGCGGGTTAATTCCAGGAAGCGGCACGGTCCTGGCAGGAGAAAATGGACCGAATGGACCGAATTATAACGGAAATGAAACCATTAAAAATGAGCGTTTGCATTCATATGAAGAAATGGCTGATTTCTTACATAAGCTGGATCAGCGGTCAGAAGCGCTTGAGCTTGAAGTCTATGGTCAGTCCGTAAAGGGAAGAGATTTGTATTTAGCGAAGTTCGGCACCATGGATGAAGACAAACCGACCGTTCTTTTTCTCACCCAGCAGCATGGGAATGAAACACTGACCACAGAAGGCGCTTTACAAGTCATCAAGTATTTGACCTCTAATGGCAAGAGCGTAGAAAACATCCTTGAAAATGTGAATGTCCTCATTGCCCCACGGTTGAATGTAGATGGAGCGGAAGGGGATGTGAACTTCTCTTTGGATGATTATGTATCAGGCACACACACGCGCTACAATGCGAATGGTGTAGACTTGAATCGTGACCACGTCGACCGTGAGCAGCCTGAAACGAAGGCGTTGCATGAGGAAGTGCTGCAAAAATACAGCCCTGACTATATGATCGATTTACACCATCAGGGAACACAAACGACGCTTGGAGATACAGGTGAACTCGTTTCTGGCTCTATTTTGTATCCGACTAATGAAGAAGTGGATGCAGAGGTCCGTGAACAATCGAAGAAATTGGGTGCTGTCGTTTATGACGCCGTAGAATCCAAAGGCTATGGCCTTCTTTCCAAATATCCTGGTGGAACCGCGCAGACGATCAGCCGTAATGGTCTGGCTGTCGAATATGGCATCTCTACCCTGCTATTTGAAATGCGTGGCATGGCCGATCATTACCGTGAAGATTATGTCCTTGGACAGAAGAGTAATGGGTATTTGATCCAGCAAGCGGTCACAGCTATGAAAGCCACACTGAACGCTTTAGCGGATGGTTCTCTTGAATCTGCAGATCCTTCCTTTTGGGATACACTGCCGGAAAGCAACTACGATGGTGAATAA
- a CDS encoding SDR family oxidoreductase, producing the protein MNILITGATGFLGKQLALKLLKEEHNVYALVRSPRKAENLRQEVPSDAKGNLHIIEGDLSLKNAGVSEEQLQDLREKIDTVYHSAAFLSFDENEREKTFKVNVDGTKNVLHLAKEIDTANFYYVSTAYTLGMKRYASEQLHEKEQTFVNAYEESKCHAEHLVLSYNHALNIKIFRPSIIIGDSKTGEAETSFALYGVIRGLEILKKRTERKKELQKQTFKFLCTGETSQNFVPVDYVVDVLTAALRTDHSKAIYHITNPHPPTNRLLFEMIKEKLDFPNIEMVPSDYDGELTKEEQVFNAPMSVFRPYWNKNIRFDDTNTRELLHKNGMNHLNMDKAMIERILYGNRTPVKP; encoded by the coding sequence ATGAACATTTTAATCACAGGAGCGACAGGTTTTTTGGGAAAACAACTAGCATTGAAACTGCTGAAAGAGGAACATAACGTCTATGCCTTAGTAAGAAGTCCGCGGAAAGCGGAAAACCTTAGGCAGGAAGTTCCGTCAGACGCCAAGGGAAACCTTCACATCATCGAAGGCGATCTATCTCTTAAAAATGCGGGAGTCAGTGAAGAACAACTCCAGGATTTGAGAGAGAAAATTGACACGGTTTACCATAGCGCAGCCTTCCTATCCTTTGATGAAAATGAACGAGAGAAAACTTTCAAAGTCAATGTAGACGGAACAAAGAATGTTCTTCATCTGGCGAAGGAAATAGATACCGCAAACTTTTATTATGTAAGCACTGCGTACACGCTTGGAATGAAACGATATGCCTCTGAGCAGTTACACGAAAAAGAGCAGACGTTTGTAAATGCTTATGAAGAAAGCAAATGTCACGCCGAACACCTTGTACTAAGCTATAATCATGCGTTAAATATAAAAATCTTCCGCCCATCCATCATTATTGGAGATTCGAAAACCGGAGAAGCGGAAACAAGTTTCGCCTTGTATGGGGTCATTCGCGGCCTTGAAATTCTTAAGAAACGGACGGAACGGAAAAAGGAACTTCAAAAACAAACGTTTAAGTTTCTATGCACAGGAGAGACGAGTCAAAACTTCGTCCCTGTCGACTATGTGGTGGATGTACTTACCGCAGCTCTAAGAACGGATCACTCAAAAGCCATCTATCACATTACCAATCCTCATCCACCGACGAATCGTTTGTTATTTGAAATGATCAAGGAGAAACTTGACTTTCCGAACATCGAGATGGTCCCTTCCGATTACGATGGGGAATTAACGAAGGAAGAGCAGGTATTCAATGCTCCGATGAGCGTATTCCGTCCTTATTGGAATAAAAACATTCGTTTCGATGATACAAACACCCGGGAACTTCTTCATAAGAATGGCATGAATCATTTGAATATGGACAAGGCGATGATCGAAAGGATCCTTTACGGAAACAGGACGCCAGTCAAGCCATAA